In one Thermodesulfobacteriota bacterium genomic region, the following are encoded:
- a CDS encoding FAD-dependent oxidoreductase → MRKQLVLIGGGHAHMMTLENIDRFTEEGFKVTVIGPSFYHYYSGMGPGMLGGTYSPDDIRFATRDVVQKQGGIFIKDKVDRIDPGKKEIFTQTGQPFSYDVLSVNAGSYVPMQKVPQHSDNIYPVKPIEKLMEAAEKLEILFSQKKIRVSTVGGGPSSAEVAGNVWQLAKKVNKHMPDIRIFAGKKFMARFPQRVRAKVFSSLHRRGIQIFENGYVTEIKSDEIRLESDEIFSTDFTFMALGVRPSTIFEESGLPVGADKGLLVNKYLQSVKYPEIFGGGDCIYFKDQPLDKVGVYAVRENPVLLHNLMASLKGDALEAFDPGPEYLLIFNVGGGLGVLKKKWLVFEGKIAFKIKDYIDRKFMKKFQAIEKVLYPN, encoded by the coding sequence GTGAGAAAACAACTGGTACTCATCGGGGGTGGCCATGCCCACATGATGACCCTGGAAAATATCGACAGGTTTACTGAAGAGGGGTTTAAGGTGACCGTCATCGGCCCTTCTTTTTATCACTACTATTCCGGCATGGGCCCCGGGATGCTGGGGGGAACATACAGTCCGGACGATATCCGGTTTGCCACCAGGGATGTGGTACAAAAGCAAGGCGGCATTTTTATAAAAGATAAAGTTGACAGAATTGATCCTGGTAAAAAAGAGATTTTTACCCAAACAGGGCAACCGTTTTCCTATGACGTGCTCTCCGTTAACGCTGGCAGCTATGTTCCCATGCAGAAAGTTCCTCAACACAGTGATAATATCTACCCGGTCAAACCGATTGAGAAACTCATGGAGGCAGCTGAGAAGTTGGAGATCCTGTTTTCACAAAAAAAGATCAGGGTCAGCACTGTTGGGGGCGGGCCTTCATCTGCCGAGGTGGCCGGAAATGTGTGGCAGCTGGCAAAAAAGGTGAACAAACATATGCCTGATATCCGGATTTTTGCCGGTAAAAAATTTATGGCAAGATTTCCCCAAAGAGTCAGAGCAAAAGTCTTTTCATCCCTTCACCGCCGGGGCATTCAAATCTTTGAAAACGGCTACGTAACGGAAATCAAATCGGACGAAATCCGCCTTGAATCGGATGAAATCTTTTCCACCGATTTTACGTTCATGGCCCTGGGAGTCAGGCCATCCACCATCTTTGAGGAATCCGGCTTGCCTGTGGGTGCGGACAAGGGACTTCTGGTAAATAAATACTTGCAGTCTGTAAAATATCCTGAAATATTTGGAGGCGGGGATTGTATCTATTTTAAGGATCAGCCTCTGGATAAGGTTGGGGTGTATGCGGTTCGTGAAAACCCTGTCCTGCTGCACAACCTGATGGCATCCCTTAAAGGTGATGCCCTTGAAGCATTTGACCCCGGCCCTGAATATCTTTTGATTTTCAATGTGGGCGGAGGACTCGGCGTATTGAAGAAAAAATGGCTGGTGTTTGAGGGAAAAATTGCCTTTAAGATTAAAGACTACATTGACCGCAAATTTATGAAAAAATTTCAGGCCATTGAAAAAGTGTTATACCCCAATTGA